In Perca fluviatilis chromosome 11, GENO_Pfluv_1.0, whole genome shotgun sequence, the following proteins share a genomic window:
- the pigk gene encoding GPI-anchor transamidase isoform X1 encodes MKILTFFSLFSSFLSAKSINVEENAGQFFSSGHTNNWAVLVCTSRFWFNYRHVANTLSVYRSVKRLGIPDSHIVLMLADDMACNHRNPKPATVFSHKNMELNVYGDDVEVDYRGYEVTVENFLRVLTGRLPPSTPRSKRLLSDDRSNILIYLTGHGGNGFLKFQDSEEISNVELADAFEQMWQKRRYNELLFIIDTCQGASMYERFYSPNLMALASSQVGEDSLSHQPDLAIGVHLMDRYTFYLLEFLEDIHPASKANMNDLFKVCPKSQCVSTPGHRTDLFLRDPGSALITDFFGSVRKVEITMETINLTDPIKEAEQNPMNEKPQKVTYSYVDQLPVSEIIHQKPKQKDWHPPDGFILGLWTLILLVFFKTYGIKHLKHIF; translated from the exons ATGAAAATACTCACTTTTTTCAGCTTATTTTCCTCATTCTTATCAGCGAAAAGCATTAACGTTGAG GAGAACGCAGGGCAGTTCTTCAGCAGTGGTCATACTAACAACTGGGCTGTTCTG GTGTGTACATCGAGATTCTGGTTCAACTACCGTCATGTGGCCAATACTCTGTCCGTCTACAGAAGTGTTAAGAGGCTGGGCATTCCTGACAG ccACATAGTTCTCATGCTGGCTGATGACATGGCTTGTAACCACAGAAACCCCAAACCTGCCACAGTGTTCAGCCACAAGAACATGGAGCTGAATGTGTACGGTGATGACGTGGAGGTGGACTACCGAGGATATGAA GTGACGGTGGAGAACTTCCTGCGTGTTTTGACTGGCAGACTGCCACCCAGCACTCCACGCTCAAAACGCCTCCTCTCTGATGACCGAAGCAACATTCTCATATATCTAACAG GCCATGGCGGAAATGGCTTTCTGAAGTTCCAGGACTCTGAGGAGATAAGTAATGTGGAACTGGCCGATGCTTTTGAGCAGATGTGGCAGAAAAGAAG GTACAATGAGCTGCTCTTCATCATTGACACCTGTCAGGGCGCTTCCATGTATGAGAGGTTCTACTCTCCAAACCTCATGGCTTTGGCCAGCAGTCAAGTTGGAGAGGACTCCCTGTCG CACCAGCCAGATTTGGCTATAGGAGTCCATTTGATGGACCGTTACACCTTCTACCTGCTGGAGTTCCTGGAAGACATCCACCCTGCAAGCAAAGCCAACATGAATGACCTG TTCAAAGTATGTCCCAAGAGTCAGTGTGTGTCCACACCAGGCCACCGTACTGACCTTTTCCTGAGGGACCCAGGAAGTGCCCTCATCACAGATTTCTTTGGTAGTGTGCGCAAAGTCGAGATCACCATGGAAACCATCAACTTGACCGACCCCATCAAGGAGGCTGAGCAGAA TCCCATGAATGAAAAGCCGCAAAAAGTGACATACTCGTATGTGGACCAGCTGCCAGTGTCTGAGATTATCCATCAG AAACCAAAGCAGAAAGACTGGCATCCTCCTGATGGCTTCATCCTGGGCCTGTGGACTCTAATCCTCCTGGTGTTTTTCAAGACGTATGGCATCAAGCACCTCAAACACATCTTCTGA
- the pigk gene encoding GPI-anchor transamidase isoform X2 yields the protein MKILTFFSLFSSFLSAKSINVEENAGQFFSSGHTNNWAVLVCTSRFWFNYRHVANTLSVYRSVKRLGIPDSHIVLMLADDMACNHRNPKPATVFSHKNMELNVYGDDVEVDYRGYEVTVENFLRVLTGRLPPSTPRSKRLLSDDRSNILIYLTGHGGNGFLKFQDSEEISNVELADAFEQMWQKRRYNELLFIIDTCQGASMYERFYSPNLMALASSQVGEDSLSHQPDLAIGVHLMDRYTFYLLEFLEDIHPASKANMNDLRYIGRRDHSSSPSPPTPNLSYNQNTSNPYSHNQCALTNPYYSFQCSSFSRCTLCS from the exons ATGAAAATACTCACTTTTTTCAGCTTATTTTCCTCATTCTTATCAGCGAAAAGCATTAACGTTGAG GAGAACGCAGGGCAGTTCTTCAGCAGTGGTCATACTAACAACTGGGCTGTTCTG GTGTGTACATCGAGATTCTGGTTCAACTACCGTCATGTGGCCAATACTCTGTCCGTCTACAGAAGTGTTAAGAGGCTGGGCATTCCTGACAG ccACATAGTTCTCATGCTGGCTGATGACATGGCTTGTAACCACAGAAACCCCAAACCTGCCACAGTGTTCAGCCACAAGAACATGGAGCTGAATGTGTACGGTGATGACGTGGAGGTGGACTACCGAGGATATGAA GTGACGGTGGAGAACTTCCTGCGTGTTTTGACTGGCAGACTGCCACCCAGCACTCCACGCTCAAAACGCCTCCTCTCTGATGACCGAAGCAACATTCTCATATATCTAACAG GCCATGGCGGAAATGGCTTTCTGAAGTTCCAGGACTCTGAGGAGATAAGTAATGTGGAACTGGCCGATGCTTTTGAGCAGATGTGGCAGAAAAGAAG GTACAATGAGCTGCTCTTCATCATTGACACCTGTCAGGGCGCTTCCATGTATGAGAGGTTCTACTCTCCAAACCTCATGGCTTTGGCCAGCAGTCAAGTTGGAGAGGACTCCCTGTCG CACCAGCCAGATTTGGCTATAGGAGTCCATTTGATGGACCGTTACACCTTCTACCTGCTGGAGTTCCTGGAAGACATCCACCCTGCAAGCAAAGCCAACATGAATGACCTG AGATACATCGGCCGCAGGGACCACTCTTCATCCCCATCACCACCTACCCCCAACCTCAGTTACAATCAAAACACCTCAAATCCTTACTCGCACAATCAATGTGCTCTGACTAATCCTTATTATTCTTTCCAATGTTCCTCTTTCTCAAGATGCACTCTTTGTTCTTGA